In Halichondria panicea chromosome 9, odHalPani1.1, whole genome shotgun sequence, a genomic segment contains:
- the LOC135341190 gene encoding SH2/SH3 adapter protein NCK1-like, translating to MASKECMCVALFDYAARDSEELSVRKDEKLSVISDQGTWWNVRNESGVVGLVPSNYVQTIKPSTSTSRSAKPSTSRSDIKEGPGMYQQTDLMMGKSQTKPSLNIPAVAKFTYQANNEDELDLKKGEEVIVMEQEADGWWRGRIGARIGWFPSNYVEEKADTSLSSEPVAVAVAAAEKPKEKDKTFICGVIALYSFNSGNPEELQFDKGDLMDIVDQPSEDPDWWEARKSDGVTGLVPRNYVEVVHDAEPVFGKTAPPSSAGPSASQAGGMRKDPPFLREPWFHGKMARREAENILNSQAQNGQFIVRQSETKPGDFSISMKAPDRIKHFNVKYLPDNRLGIGQRKFDSMDELIQHYRRAPIFTTANEGKMYLGTGLPKR from the exons ATGGCTTCCAaggagtgtatgtgtgtggcaTTGTTTGACTACGCGGCGAGAGATTCTGAAGAGCTGTCAGTGAGAAAGGATGAGAAATTATCTGTCATTAGTGACCAGGGAACTTGGTGGAATGTGAGAAATGAATCTGGAGTGGTAGGGCTTGTTCCCTCTAACTATGTACAGACTATAAAGCCTTCGACAAGTACCAGTAGATCTGCAAAGCCCTCGACTAGTAGATCTGACATCAAAGAGGGCCCTGGGATGTATCAACAAACAGACTTGATGATGGGCAAATCACAAACCAAACCTTCACTAAACATTCCGGCTGTTGCCAAGTTCACCTATCAGGCTAATAATGAGGACGAACTCGATTTGAAAAAAGGCGAAGAGGTGATAGTGATGGAACAAGAAGCGGACGGGTGGTGGAGAGGTCGAATTGGGGCCAGGATCGGATGGTTTCCGTCTAACTATGTCGAGGAGAAAGCAGATACGTCATTGTCATCAGAACCGGTGGCGGTGGCGGTGGCAGCAGCAGAAAAACCAAAGGAGAAGGACAAGACATTCATCTGTGGTGTGATAGCCCTTTATTCGTTCAACTCCGGTAATCCTGAGGAGCTTCAATTTGATAAAGGAGATTTGATGGACATTGTTGACCAACCTTCGGAAGATCCCGACTGGTGGGAGGCAAGGAAATCTGATGGAGTCACTGGTCTGGTGCCCAGAAACTATGTGGAGGTTGTACATGATGCTGAACCTGTGTTTGGGAAGACCGCACCTCCAAGCAGTGCCGGGCCGTCGGCTTCTCAAGCTGGGGGGATGCGAAAGGACCCTCCCTTTCTACGCGAACCCTGGTTCCATGGCAAAATGGCGAGGAGAGAGGCGGAAAACATTCTTAACTCTCAAGCACAAAATGGGCAGTTCATTGTGAGGCAGAGTGAGACTAAG CCTGGTGACTTCTCGATATCAATGAAGGCTCCAGATAGAATCAAGCACTTTAATGTCAAGTATCTACCCGACAATCGATTGGGGATTGGACAACGGAAATTTGACTCCATGGATGAGCTAATCCAGCACTATCGTCGAGCACCCATTTTCACAACAGCCAATGAAGGGAAAATGTACTTAGGAACTGGACTTCCTAAGAGGTAG
- the LOC135341160 gene encoding mediator of RNA polymerase II transcription subunit 14-like isoform X1 yields the protein MAETVPLSILLDTLLQKAYTDLTILQDILPRKSDGDRKLEIVQYARRTRSLVIRLLALVKWVGNSKSLDKCSEMSTLLRDQQGLYVNTADQLAHLSRNVLVQACTPNFTLAPAVDVLTTGSYPRLPTCVRDKIVPLPPLTADQSQEAFYLIDCAIRCRLLVEQIPLSMKVKSIGQGVVTFMVPCEFEISLSVVGDDVTLPWRLVSMNILVGSSLPGSPVLVHEFQKVYLHQLIQSRLCADSAPLLDAYQCLHSFCLSLQLDCLHSQANRLGSDLFGGHVKVEEYRHGDHLKLVYWRPSSSGQLLSTILLNSARGSSPRLTITIHPTREDNPFSLVHTPPLPEGSKVDISVSNLSLEALLEGCVSLRSHTLLSTLRNSLTSTIWAKHAVLSRSPLSLTVTLSLKYWKREVVLGVDGRVGQIILSLQPPCLVEGVASRLEEIRRTLTTSKNDLPSQLGLLQRQLFLDLIYESATESGYKVQRFLPLLKPLPLPASEMVYIELQPRTFLGVSMGEALEDHYYLLTLDPVPADVVGEDWPAPPSLFLQPSSVLELDPEQIYTQHLRKVFVRERGVVLKRKLQQAELDLPSKKRLCLYHTPLFSPLPAVLDTRMTLVNMEASLRNASIIPHHPSVNGSPSLHIFEFPMEVMVSQDVHELLSSHLQFCRVSPSSDGYTCTFVFSGLPDIAGSSSETVLHQTLPSGCDLGMGLQGIWRARLMLLGLTLELLAYLKDNDCPLAKHCSINSYTFERLSVSFNKHSMDVFGTSKSLHLSFSELCPHATLREQLEGFLVTTHSLPLLLKGLCATESAMDTLTGFVKSMPGTTLSALSPPHVQLKYNHLTLSLTLQEDSSVVFTDLTYNRLTSVLANSPPITPLTFLKVFLQATLRDVSMETDETTSSFSATSTIKPTLLPIPSPITHPRPSVWGAPSPRELSIPSIPPLGSYSSPGLSRGNVSSNFGGWSFTTTLEELQALCSEENEGGSLKKFMGSMSLFLYFIVFASKSISGQVPSLQFVQCDSGTCTYRSDNLTLQLSMDGDTLKLTPRPARENVWVQSEMDTLAAFFQKEVVTKPFVVNAMVSFIGLLKFPLPSLKSFVQILQMHMNPPSGAVWRLRVCLILPENSSLRNTPFVAGHQGIILSKKLVIFFELIRNEDGFKLLLPIVHDPVKNETFVTKSQNAYLHPAHQYVDNILRKTVADSQSPGITSSLSLALSVLCKSTLPKEATPTPNVT from the exons ATGGCTGAGACTGTACCCTTATCAATTCTGTTGGACACCCTCCTTCAGAAGGCCTACACTGACCTCACCATTCTTCAGGATAT TTTACCAAGAAAGAGTGATGGAGATCGTAAGCTGGAGATTGTCCAGTATGCAAGACGTACACGCTCTCTGGTCATCAGACTATTGGCACTTGTCAAGTGGGTCGGCAACTCTAAGAGCTTGGACAAATGCTCG GAGATGTCTACTCTCCTAAGAGACCAGCAAGGGCTCTATGTCAACACTGCAGACCAACTCGCACACCTCTCTAGAAACGTACTGGTGCAGGCATG TACCCCCAATTTTACTCTGGCTCCTGCGGTGGATGTACTGACCACTGGATCATACCCTCGTCTACCCACATGTGTCCGAGACAAGAttgtgcccctcccccctcttaCAGCCGACCAATCACAGGAGGCCTTCTACCTCATCGACTGTGCTATACGTTGCAGACTGTTAGTGGAGCAAATACCATTATCTATGAAAGTAAAATCTATAG GTCAAGGGGTGGTAACTTTTATGGTTCCTTGTGAGTTTGAAATCAGTCTCTCTGTGGTGGGGGATGATGTCACATTACCATGGCGACTTGTATCAATGAATATCCTAGTAGGCAGCTCTCTACCAG GCTCCCCTGTTCTGGTCCACGAGTTCCAGAAAGTGTATCTCCATCAGCTGATACAATCCCGGCTctgtgctgactcagcacccCTCCTGGACGCATACCAGTGTCTGCATAGCTTCTGTCTCTCCCTGCAGCTCGACTGCTTGCACTCTCAG GCTAATAGACTGGGGTCTGATCTCTTTGGGGGTCATGTAAAGGTAGAAGAGTATCGCCACGGAGACCACTTGAAACTAGTCTATTGGAGGCCCAGCTCATCTGGTCAATTGCTCAGTACCATCCTACTCAACTCAGCCAGAg GCTCCTCCCCTCGTCTGACCATCACCATCCACCCCACAAGAGAAGACAATCCTTTCTCTCTAGTCCACACACCCCCACTACCAGAGGGTTCAAAGGTCGATATCTCCGTCTCCAATCTCTCTCTCGAGGCACTGTTGGAAGGATGTGTCTCATTGCGTAGCCACACCCTACTCTCCACTTTGAGAAACAGTCTTACTAGCACAATCTGGGCAAAACATG ctgttcTCTCTCGGAGtcccctctcactgacagTGACCCTCTCTCTCAAGTACTGGAAACGTGAGGTGGTGTTGGGAGTGGACGGACGTGTGGGACAGATCATTCTCTCTCTACAACCCCCCTGTCTTGTGGAAGGCGTGGCATCAAGACTGGAGGAGATTAGACGAACCTTGACTACCTCGAAAAATGATCTACCCTCACAACTCGGCTTACTGCA ACGCCAATTGTTCCTAGACCTTATTTACGAGAGTGCAACAGAGTCAGGATACAAAGTGCAGCGATTTCTTCCTCTCCTTAAGCCACTCCCACTCCCTGCCTCCGAGATGGTCTACATAGAACTCCAGCCGCGGACATTCCTGGGTGTCAGTATGGGGGAAGCCTTAGAAGACCACTACTACCTCCTCACCCTTGACCCTGTACCT GCCGACGTTGTTGGAGAGGATTGGCCTGCTCCTCCGTCCCTGTTTCTGCAGCCGAGCAGTGTCCTCGAGTTGGACCCAGAACAGATATACACACAACATCTTAGGAAGGTCTTTG TGCGTGAGCGTGGTGTTGTACTCAAGAGAAAGCTCCAGCAAGCTGAACTAGACCTGCCCTCCAAGAAGCGCCTATGCCTGTACCACACTCCTCTGTTCTCCCCACTGCCAGCCGTGCTTGATACCAGGATGACTCTCGTCAACATGGAAGCTAGT TTACGCAATGCCTCCATCATTCCCCACCATCCTTCAGTGAATGGCTCTCCCTCACTTCACATTTTCGA GTTTCCAATGGAGGTGATGGTGAGTCAGGACGTGCACGAGCTATTGTCCTCTCATCTCCAGTTCTGTCGTGTGTCCCCCTCCTCTGATGGCTACACTTGCACT TTTGTGTTCTCTGGCCTCCCGGATATTGCTGGCTCATCATCAGAAACGGTCCTACACCAGACACTCCCCTCCGGCTGTGACCTGGGGATGGGGCTTCAGGGGATATGGCGTGCTAGACTAATGCTCCTTGGGCTCACTCTCGAGCTGCTTGCCTATCTGAAAG ACAATGACTGTCCTCTCGCTAAACATTGCTCCATCAATTCTTACACTTTTGAACGGCTgtctgtctccttcaacaaacATAGT atGGATGTTTTCGGGACTTCCAAGTCGTTACATCTCTCATTCTCGGAGCTGTGTCCTCATGCGACCCTCCGAGAGCAATTGGAGGGCTTCTTAGTGACCACTCACTCCCTGCCCCTCCTCCTCAAAGGATTGTGTGCCACTGAGTCTGCCATGGACACTCTGACAGGCTTTGTCAAGAGCATGCCTGGTACCACCCTCTCCGCGCTCTCCCCACCTCATGTGCAACTCAAGTACAATCATCT GACGCTGAGCCTCACTCTACAGGAGGACTCCTCAGTGGTGTTCACAG ACCTCACTTACAATCGGCTTACCAGTGTCCTAGCCAACTCTCCACCCATCACCCCTCTCACCTTCCTCAAG GTATTTTTGCAGGCCACTCTCAGAGACGTATCCATGGAGACTGATGAAACcacctcctctttttcagctACATCCACCATCAAGCCCACCCTTCTTCCAATCCCCTCCCCAATCACACACCCACGACCGAGTGTATGGGGGGCACCCTCCCCTCGTGAGCTGTCCATCCCTTCCATACCACCCCTTGGCTCTTACTCTAGCCCGGGGTTATCTCGAGGGAACGTGTCTTCGAACTTTGGTGGGTGGAGCTTCACGACTACCCTTGAGGAATTACAGGCACTGTGCAGTGAGGAGAACGAAGGAGGCAGTCTGAAGAAGTTCATGGGGAGTATGTCTCTCTTCCTGTATTTCATTGTATTTGCCAGCAAGAGCATCTCTGGTCAGGTACCATCG CTGCAATTTGTTCAGTGTGACAGTGGCACGTGCACCTATCGCTCGGACAACCTCACCCTCCAGCTGAGTATGGACGGAGACACTCTCAAACTGACCCCCAGACCAGCCAGAG AGAACGTGTGGGTTCAAAGTGAGATGGACACTCTGGCGGCTTTCTTCCAAAAAGAG GTGGTGACCAAACCGTTTGTGGTGAACGCAATGGTCTCCTTCATTGGACTGCTCAAGTTTCCTCTGCCCTCTCTTAAGAGCTTTGTACAGATACTACAAATGCACATG AATCCTCCCTCTGGTGCCGTGTGGCGACTGCGGGTGTGTCTGATCCTCCCCGAGAACTCCTCCCTCAGGAACACTCCCTTTGTTGCTGGGCATCAAGGAATCATACTCAGCAAGAAACTGGTCATATTT TTTGAGTTGATACGCAATGAAGATGGCTTCAAACTTCTCCTACCCATTGTCCATGACCCAGTCAAGAACGAGACCTTTGTCACCAAGTCCCAGAATGCCTACCTCCACCCCGCACACCAGTACGTCGACAACATACTTAGGAAAACAGTAGCCGACTCTCAGAGCCCTG GCATCACTTCATCACTCTCGCTGGCATTATCAGTGCTCTGCAAGTCAACACTCCCCAaagaggccacacccacccccaatGTTACATAG
- the LOC135341160 gene encoding mediator of RNA polymerase II transcription subunit 14-like isoform X2: MAETVPLSILLDTLLQKAYTDLTILQDILPRKSDGDRKLEIVQYARRTRSLVIRLLALVKWVGNSKSLDKCSEMSTLLRDQQGLYVNTADQLAHLSRNVLVQACTPNFTLAPAVDVLTTGSYPRLPTCVRDKIVPLPPLTADQSQEAFYLIDCAIRCRLLVEQIPLSMKVKSIGQGVVTFMVPCEFEISLSVVGDDVTLPWRLVSMNILVGSSLPGSPVLVHEFQKVYLHQLIQSRLCADSAPLLDAYQCLHSFCLSLQLDCLHSQANRLGSDLFGGHVKVEEYRHGDHLKLVYWRPSSSGQLLSTILLNSARGSSPRLTITIHPTREDNPFSLVHTPPLPEGSKVDISVSNLSLEALLEGCVSLRSHTLLSTLRNSLTSTIWAKHAVLSRSPLSLTVTLSLKYWKREVVLGVDGRVGQIILSLQPPCLVEGVASRLEEIRRTLTTSKNDLPSQLGLLQRQLFLDLIYESATESGYKVQRFLPLLKPLPLPASEMVYIELQPRTFLGVSMGEALEDHYYLLTLDPVPADVVGEDWPAPPSLFLQPSSVLELDPEQIYTQHLRKVFVRERGVVLKRKLQQAELDLPSKKRLCLYHTPLFSPLPAVLDTRMTLVNMEASLRNASIIPHHPSVNGSPSLHIFEFPMEVMVSQDVHELLSSHLQFCRVSPSSDGYTCTFVFSGLPDIAGSSSETVLHQTLPSGCDLGMGLQGIWRARLMLLGLTLELLAYLKDNDCPLAKHCSINSYTFERLSVSFNKHSMDVFGTSKSLHLSFSELCPHATLREQLEGFLVTTHSLPLLLKGLCATESAMDTLTGFVKSMPGTTLSALSPPHVQLKYNHLTLSLTLQEDSSVVFTDLTYNRLTSVLANSPPITPLTFLKVFLQATLRDVSMETDETTSSFSATSTIKPTLLPIPSPITHPRPSVWGAPSPRELSIPSIPPLGSYSSPGLSRGNVSSNFGGWSFTTTLEELQALCSEENEGGSLKKFMGSMSLFLYFIVFASKSISGQLQFVQCDSGTCTYRSDNLTLQLSMDGDTLKLTPRPARENVWVQSEMDTLAAFFQKEVVTKPFVVNAMVSFIGLLKFPLPSLKSFVQILQMHMNPPSGAVWRLRVCLILPENSSLRNTPFVAGHQGIILSKKLVIFFELIRNEDGFKLLLPIVHDPVKNETFVTKSQNAYLHPAHQYVDNILRKTVADSQSPGITSSLSLALSVLCKSTLPKEATPTPNVT, translated from the exons ATGGCTGAGACTGTACCCTTATCAATTCTGTTGGACACCCTCCTTCAGAAGGCCTACACTGACCTCACCATTCTTCAGGATAT TTTACCAAGAAAGAGTGATGGAGATCGTAAGCTGGAGATTGTCCAGTATGCAAGACGTACACGCTCTCTGGTCATCAGACTATTGGCACTTGTCAAGTGGGTCGGCAACTCTAAGAGCTTGGACAAATGCTCG GAGATGTCTACTCTCCTAAGAGACCAGCAAGGGCTCTATGTCAACACTGCAGACCAACTCGCACACCTCTCTAGAAACGTACTGGTGCAGGCATG TACCCCCAATTTTACTCTGGCTCCTGCGGTGGATGTACTGACCACTGGATCATACCCTCGTCTACCCACATGTGTCCGAGACAAGAttgtgcccctcccccctcttaCAGCCGACCAATCACAGGAGGCCTTCTACCTCATCGACTGTGCTATACGTTGCAGACTGTTAGTGGAGCAAATACCATTATCTATGAAAGTAAAATCTATAG GTCAAGGGGTGGTAACTTTTATGGTTCCTTGTGAGTTTGAAATCAGTCTCTCTGTGGTGGGGGATGATGTCACATTACCATGGCGACTTGTATCAATGAATATCCTAGTAGGCAGCTCTCTACCAG GCTCCCCTGTTCTGGTCCACGAGTTCCAGAAAGTGTATCTCCATCAGCTGATACAATCCCGGCTctgtgctgactcagcacccCTCCTGGACGCATACCAGTGTCTGCATAGCTTCTGTCTCTCCCTGCAGCTCGACTGCTTGCACTCTCAG GCTAATAGACTGGGGTCTGATCTCTTTGGGGGTCATGTAAAGGTAGAAGAGTATCGCCACGGAGACCACTTGAAACTAGTCTATTGGAGGCCCAGCTCATCTGGTCAATTGCTCAGTACCATCCTACTCAACTCAGCCAGAg GCTCCTCCCCTCGTCTGACCATCACCATCCACCCCACAAGAGAAGACAATCCTTTCTCTCTAGTCCACACACCCCCACTACCAGAGGGTTCAAAGGTCGATATCTCCGTCTCCAATCTCTCTCTCGAGGCACTGTTGGAAGGATGTGTCTCATTGCGTAGCCACACCCTACTCTCCACTTTGAGAAACAGTCTTACTAGCACAATCTGGGCAAAACATG ctgttcTCTCTCGGAGtcccctctcactgacagTGACCCTCTCTCTCAAGTACTGGAAACGTGAGGTGGTGTTGGGAGTGGACGGACGTGTGGGACAGATCATTCTCTCTCTACAACCCCCCTGTCTTGTGGAAGGCGTGGCATCAAGACTGGAGGAGATTAGACGAACCTTGACTACCTCGAAAAATGATCTACCCTCACAACTCGGCTTACTGCA ACGCCAATTGTTCCTAGACCTTATTTACGAGAGTGCAACAGAGTCAGGATACAAAGTGCAGCGATTTCTTCCTCTCCTTAAGCCACTCCCACTCCCTGCCTCCGAGATGGTCTACATAGAACTCCAGCCGCGGACATTCCTGGGTGTCAGTATGGGGGAAGCCTTAGAAGACCACTACTACCTCCTCACCCTTGACCCTGTACCT GCCGACGTTGTTGGAGAGGATTGGCCTGCTCCTCCGTCCCTGTTTCTGCAGCCGAGCAGTGTCCTCGAGTTGGACCCAGAACAGATATACACACAACATCTTAGGAAGGTCTTTG TGCGTGAGCGTGGTGTTGTACTCAAGAGAAAGCTCCAGCAAGCTGAACTAGACCTGCCCTCCAAGAAGCGCCTATGCCTGTACCACACTCCTCTGTTCTCCCCACTGCCAGCCGTGCTTGATACCAGGATGACTCTCGTCAACATGGAAGCTAGT TTACGCAATGCCTCCATCATTCCCCACCATCCTTCAGTGAATGGCTCTCCCTCACTTCACATTTTCGA GTTTCCAATGGAGGTGATGGTGAGTCAGGACGTGCACGAGCTATTGTCCTCTCATCTCCAGTTCTGTCGTGTGTCCCCCTCCTCTGATGGCTACACTTGCACT TTTGTGTTCTCTGGCCTCCCGGATATTGCTGGCTCATCATCAGAAACGGTCCTACACCAGACACTCCCCTCCGGCTGTGACCTGGGGATGGGGCTTCAGGGGATATGGCGTGCTAGACTAATGCTCCTTGGGCTCACTCTCGAGCTGCTTGCCTATCTGAAAG ACAATGACTGTCCTCTCGCTAAACATTGCTCCATCAATTCTTACACTTTTGAACGGCTgtctgtctccttcaacaaacATAGT atGGATGTTTTCGGGACTTCCAAGTCGTTACATCTCTCATTCTCGGAGCTGTGTCCTCATGCGACCCTCCGAGAGCAATTGGAGGGCTTCTTAGTGACCACTCACTCCCTGCCCCTCCTCCTCAAAGGATTGTGTGCCACTGAGTCTGCCATGGACACTCTGACAGGCTTTGTCAAGAGCATGCCTGGTACCACCCTCTCCGCGCTCTCCCCACCTCATGTGCAACTCAAGTACAATCATCT GACGCTGAGCCTCACTCTACAGGAGGACTCCTCAGTGGTGTTCACAG ACCTCACTTACAATCGGCTTACCAGTGTCCTAGCCAACTCTCCACCCATCACCCCTCTCACCTTCCTCAAG GTATTTTTGCAGGCCACTCTCAGAGACGTATCCATGGAGACTGATGAAACcacctcctctttttcagctACATCCACCATCAAGCCCACCCTTCTTCCAATCCCCTCCCCAATCACACACCCACGACCGAGTGTATGGGGGGCACCCTCCCCTCGTGAGCTGTCCATCCCTTCCATACCACCCCTTGGCTCTTACTCTAGCCCGGGGTTATCTCGAGGGAACGTGTCTTCGAACTTTGGTGGGTGGAGCTTCACGACTACCCTTGAGGAATTACAGGCACTGTGCAGTGAGGAGAACGAAGGAGGCAGTCTGAAGAAGTTCATGGGGAGTATGTCTCTCTTCCTGTATTTCATTGTATTTGCCAGCAAGAGCATCTCTGGTCAG CTGCAATTTGTTCAGTGTGACAGTGGCACGTGCACCTATCGCTCGGACAACCTCACCCTCCAGCTGAGTATGGACGGAGACACTCTCAAACTGACCCCCAGACCAGCCAGAG AGAACGTGTGGGTTCAAAGTGAGATGGACACTCTGGCGGCTTTCTTCCAAAAAGAG GTGGTGACCAAACCGTTTGTGGTGAACGCAATGGTCTCCTTCATTGGACTGCTCAAGTTTCCTCTGCCCTCTCTTAAGAGCTTTGTACAGATACTACAAATGCACATG AATCCTCCCTCTGGTGCCGTGTGGCGACTGCGGGTGTGTCTGATCCTCCCCGAGAACTCCTCCCTCAGGAACACTCCCTTTGTTGCTGGGCATCAAGGAATCATACTCAGCAAGAAACTGGTCATATTT TTTGAGTTGATACGCAATGAAGATGGCTTCAAACTTCTCCTACCCATTGTCCATGACCCAGTCAAGAACGAGACCTTTGTCACCAAGTCCCAGAATGCCTACCTCCACCCCGCACACCAGTACGTCGACAACATACTTAGGAAAACAGTAGCCGACTCTCAGAGCCCTG GCATCACTTCATCACTCTCGCTGGCATTATCAGTGCTCTGCAAGTCAACACTCCCCAaagaggccacacccacccccaatGTTACATAG